From Aestuariibius sp. HNIBRBA575, a single genomic window includes:
- a CDS encoding alpha/beta hydrolase, which yields MSKDSYITQFTPAENGGALIFALHGTGGDERQFFDLARMLCPDAGVVSPRGDVNENGAARFFRRTGEGRYDMADFALRTRRLGDYVAAWKADYPDAPVYGFGYSNGANILASLVMSQPKMFDRVGLLHPLIPWTPADISGLAGTSVLITAGRSDPICPWYLSAELIDWFARNGADVSTEIHADGHDIRDGEIAALAGFFRAG from the coding sequence ATGTCAAAAGACAGCTACATCACTCAGTTCACCCCGGCGGAAAATGGCGGGGCTTTGATCTTTGCCTTGCATGGGACGGGCGGGGATGAACGTCAGTTTTTCGATCTGGCCCGCATGCTGTGTCCGGATGCGGGCGTGGTGTCGCCGCGGGGTGACGTGAATGAAAACGGAGCGGCGCGGTTTTTCCGCCGCACCGGCGAAGGGCGCTATGACATGGCGGATTTCGCCCTGCGCACACGGCGATTGGGGGACTATGTCGCGGCATGGAAGGCCGACTATCCCGACGCGCCGGTTTACGGTTTTGGCTATTCTAACGGCGCAAATATTTTGGCGTCTTTGGTCATGTCACAGCCGAAAATGTTTGATCGTGTGGGCCTGTTGCACCCTTTGATCCCATGGACGCCCGCTGATATTTCGGGATTGGCGGGAACGTCCGTTTTGATCACAGCAGGTCGCAGCGATCCAATCTGTCCGTGGTATCTGAGCGCAGAATTGATTGACTGGTTTGCCCGAAATGGCGCCGACGTCAGCACAGAAATCCATGCAGACGGGCATGATATCAGGGATGGTGAAATCGCCGCTCTGGCGGGATTTTTTCGCGCTGGGTAG
- a CDS encoding SDR family NAD(P)-dependent oxidoreductase gives MIDLKERVIVVTGAGAGIGLGIAKALASSGAQVFGCDVTPESAAVITAIGATPITADVSDPASLTQAVATARRIGGRLDGLVNNAGLTLTAPFLEAEIGMWDRLWQTNQRSVLVGCQAAARIMVQDGRKGVLLNVASVHSHASAPDYEGYAATKGAILATTRAMAWSLGPHGIRVNSLSPGLTMTEQVAKVAKDKATADLFATWHADGETASVTEMAQVATFLMSDASAALTGTDIVADHGTLAHLCDFGG, from the coding sequence ATGATCGATCTAAAGGAACGTGTTATTGTCGTGACGGGCGCTGGTGCGGGTATTGGACTTGGGATCGCCAAGGCGTTGGCGTCGTCTGGGGCGCAGGTTTTTGGATGTGATGTGACCCCCGAAAGCGCGGCGGTCATTACCGCCATTGGGGCAACCCCGATCACCGCAGATGTCAGCGATCCGGCCAGTCTGACCCAAGCTGTCGCTACCGCACGACGTATAGGCGGTCGGCTGGACGGGTTGGTTAACAATGCGGGTCTCACGCTCACGGCCCCGTTTCTAGAGGCAGAGATCGGCATGTGGGATCGGCTGTGGCAGACCAATCAACGATCGGTGTTGGTGGGATGTCAGGCCGCGGCTCGTATCATGGTCCAAGACGGGCGCAAAGGTGTGCTGCTTAATGTGGCATCCGTGCATTCCCATGCCAGCGCCCCGGATTACGAAGGATATGCCGCAACCAAGGGCGCGATCCTTGCAACGACCCGCGCAATGGCCTGGAGCTTGGGCCCGCATGGTATCCGCGTGAATTCACTGTCGCCGGGATTAACGATGACCGAACAAGTTGCCAAAGTCGCAAAAGACAAGGCAACGGCCGATCTGTTCGCCACATGGCATGCAGATGGCGAAACCGCCAGCGTCACCGAAATGGCGCAGGTCGCGACGTTTCTGATGTCGGATGCATCTGCGGCACTGACCGGGACAGACATTGTCGCAGATCACGGAACCCTTGCGCATCTATGTGATTTTGGCGGGTAG
- a CDS encoding carbohydrate ABC transporter permease produces MTPMRQIRSILIHAFVLALVVTLLMPLLYMLTMSFRTATEIAAQPLGLPDRLAWENYTQAFTSMNYLRSVANSVGITVSVTMLTAMLGSMAAFPLARNSSRVARGLIMLVALGLATPNFVTITPIFVIFRELQLLDTYLGIILAFTALNLPLAIFFYVGFIAAIPKDLIEAAKLDHCSDWQIFWHVIRPLLGPATATLSLFVMLMVWNDFTYPLLLLTDKDKFTVTISVYRFVGNQNIQPDMLFPAAVLGSLPLLILFAIFQRRIVAGVTAGAVK; encoded by the coding sequence ATGACCCCAATGAGACAGATACGTTCGATCCTGATCCATGCCTTTGTGTTGGCGCTTGTTGTCACATTGCTGATGCCGCTTTTGTATATGCTGACCATGTCATTCCGCACAGCAACCGAAATTGCCGCCCAACCGTTGGGATTGCCGGACCGACTGGCATGGGAAAATTATACGCAGGCGTTCACGTCTATGAACTACCTGCGTTCGGTGGCAAATTCGGTGGGGATCACCGTGTCTGTAACCATGCTCACCGCGATGTTGGGATCCATGGCGGCATTTCCGCTGGCCCGCAACAGCAGTCGTGTGGCGCGGGGTTTGATTATGTTGGTGGCGCTCGGGCTTGCGACCCCGAACTTTGTGACCATCACGCCGATCTTTGTGATTTTCCGCGAACTTCAATTGTTGGATACGTATCTGGGGATCATCCTCGCCTTTACGGCCCTGAACCTGCCATTGGCGATTTTCTTTTATGTGGGTTTTATCGCCGCGATCCCCAAAGATCTGATCGAAGCCGCAAAGCTGGATCATTGCAGTGATTGGCAAATTTTCTGGCACGTTATCCGCCCTCTGCTTGGACCTGCCACCGCGACATTGTCCCTGTTTGTCATGCTGATGGTCTGGAACGACTTCACCTATCCTTTGCTGCTGCTGACCGACAAAGACAAATTCACCGTGACAATTTCGGTCTACCGGTTTGTTGGCAATCAGAACATCCAGCCTGACATGTTGTTCCCGGCGGCGGTTCTGGGATCATTGCCTCTGTTGATCCTGTTCGCCATCTTTCAGCGACGTATTGTGGCAGGTGTGACAGCAGGAGCCGTCAAATGA
- a CDS encoding carbohydrate ABC transporter permease, which translates to MSKRSFLLFTLPALIVLGVFFVYPIVLTLQLSLTNSTGVGEADFTGWRNYERIISRDRYPAALWVTLKFTFIVVTFQTIAGLFLAALLHRLPAIRSFCRAALFTPAMMSFVVVGYVWQFIYSPFSGGLNAVLRGAGMDGLARGWLGDPETALYAIAIAHIWMFVGYTTAIFLAGYANIPNDIEEAGRLDGASSWQRFRHLEIPLLAPSFTINIMLSTIGTLKTFELPFIMTRGGPDGATRTLSLEIINQLFGNYRFGFASSLSIIMLIIVVAVAVAQNWYLRSRENVQ; encoded by the coding sequence ATGTCAAAACGGTCCTTCCTTTTGTTTACCCTGCCTGCACTGATCGTGCTGGGTGTGTTTTTTGTGTATCCGATTGTTTTGACGCTTCAGCTGAGTTTAACCAATTCCACCGGAGTGGGTGAGGCGGATTTCACAGGGTGGCGTAACTATGAACGTATTATCAGCCGGGACCGATACCCTGCTGCGCTATGGGTCACGCTCAAATTCACGTTTATAGTCGTCACATTCCAAACAATCGCCGGGCTGTTTCTGGCTGCGTTGTTGCACCGATTGCCCGCCATTCGCAGTTTCTGCCGGGCGGCTTTGTTCACGCCGGCGATGATGTCTTTTGTTGTTGTGGGATATGTCTGGCAGTTCATCTATTCGCCATTTTCCGGCGGCTTGAACGCGGTTTTGCGCGGGGCCGGAATGGATGGGCTGGCGCGGGGCTGGCTGGGGGATCCTGAAACGGCGCTCTATGCCATTGCCATTGCCCATATCTGGATGTTTGTCGGGTATACGACGGCGATCTTTTTGGCGGGTTACGCAAATATTCCAAATGATATCGAAGAGGCAGGGCGGCTGGACGGGGCATCCTCTTGGCAACGGTTTCGCCATCTGGAAATCCCGCTCTTGGCACCTTCTTTTACGATCAACATCATGCTTTCAACGATTGGCACGCTGAAAACGTTTGAGCTGCCATTTATCATGACGCGCGGGGGCCCTGATGGTGCAACGCGCACGCTGAGTCTGGAAATCATCAACCAGCTATTTGGCAATTATCGCTTTGGATTTGCATCGTCACTGTCGATCATCATGCTGATCATCGTGGTCGCCGTTGCCGTTGCACAAAACTGGTATCTGCGCAGCCGGGAGAACGTCCAATGA
- a CDS encoding ABC transporter substrate-binding protein — protein sequence MKHLMKLTTASALALAVAGPVMAQSVTLDVTAWKGNEAEPAGLPELIAAFQEQHPDIKVELSYIGRLDTDTVIPPRLQGGDPPDVMMTDMPLLDVWGNAGLLTDLGTDSEWYGRIPADLQGALTSGDAAYIMPLEVIGMGNFVNMGLLREVGLQEPPTTIDELIAACGALSDAGINPMIFTGGFSAPLFLIANGIEASDVEPAVLGSGEASFAEDAGFNAGMDLIRQLMDAECFDPDAQAGLDPWSTALTEFQGGNFAMMPQGAWNITAFSDVEGLDFVFAPIPSGQDSGVALDLFGIGWSIASGSENQEAARTFVEWFAQPEQIQVMIDAESAYTPFDDGASGMPALAASYDAARENGGIINYPFALLQWPKPLEGEIWDSLTGFLLNTDRTNADVLERWDEAVEDANF from the coding sequence ATGAAGCATTTGATGAAACTGACGACAGCCAGTGCGCTTGCTTTGGCCGTGGCTGGCCCGGTGATGGCACAGAGCGTGACGCTGGATGTGACCGCCTGGAAAGGCAACGAAGCCGAACCAGCGGGCCTGCCCGAACTGATCGCCGCCTTCCAAGAGCAACATCCCGATATCAAAGTTGAACTCAGCTATATTGGCCGTTTGGACACAGATACCGTTATTCCGCCGCGTTTACAGGGCGGGGATCCGCCGGATGTCATGATGACGGACATGCCGTTGCTTGATGTGTGGGGCAATGCCGGGTTGCTGACGGATCTGGGCACGGACAGTGAATGGTATGGACGGATTCCCGCCGATTTGCAGGGCGCGCTGACATCAGGTGATGCGGCATATATTATGCCACTCGAAGTCATCGGCATGGGCAATTTTGTCAATATGGGCCTGCTGCGCGAAGTGGGACTCCAAGAGCCGCCCACCACCATTGACGAGCTGATTGCCGCATGTGGTGCGCTGTCGGATGCGGGTATCAATCCGATGATCTTTACCGGTGGTTTTTCGGCGCCTTTGTTCCTGATCGCCAACGGGATCGAAGCGTCTGATGTGGAACCAGCTGTGTTGGGGTCTGGCGAGGCCAGCTTTGCTGAGGATGCGGGTTTTAACGCCGGTATGGACCTGATCCGCCAATTGATGGACGCTGAATGTTTTGATCCTGATGCACAGGCTGGCCTTGATCCATGGAGCACAGCCCTGACCGAATTTCAGGGTGGCAACTTTGCGATGATGCCGCAGGGCGCGTGGAACATCACGGCGTTCTCAGATGTCGAAGGGCTGGATTTTGTCTTTGCGCCGATCCCGTCTGGTCAGGATAGCGGTGTTGCACTTGATCTGTTTGGGATTGGGTGGTCAATCGCCTCTGGTAGCGAAAACCAAGAAGCGGCGCGCACCTTTGTGGAATGGTTTGCACAGCCAGAGCAGATTCAGGTGATGATCGACGCTGAATCCGCCTATACGCCGTTTGACGATGGCGCCAGCGGCATGCCTGCGCTTGCTGCGTCATATGATGCGGCGCGCGAAAATGGCGGCATTATCAACTATCCTTTTGCGTTGTTGCAGTGGCCAAAGCCGCTCGAGGGCGAAATCTGGGATAGCTTGACGGGCTTTTTGTTGAACACGGACCGAACAAATGCAGATGTTCTGGAACGTTGGGACGAGGCTGTCGAAGACGCTAATTTCTGA
- a CDS encoding mandelate racemase/muconate lactonizing enzyme family protein, which yields MSSTQPPKTQLNPAPFVGAEANHPAKIAEIKPILVRVGWRNQLLVKVTTEDGLIGWGESGLSGREGAVSATIAHFSNFLLGQDSRRIGRIWQECYRSQYFEGGRVLTAAISAIDIALYDLLGKRLGVPVHQLLGGAQRDRVPTFASTMAKSTEAIIADVKTLTDAGWTCVRTYPSGFNDSEVFEPRATLPQAAAELMAVRETFGRGLVLGVDMHHRYSVAEAASFCNMMPAGTLDFIEEPIRCETPEAYATLRTMTDIPFAIGEEFSSKWEAARYLEAGLTQYMRLDICNIGGFTEALKVAGWSERHYVDLMPHNPLGPVCTAASVHLSAVVPNFSWLEIRQSPVEQLGFHDRGLFPVQMEMDGPNYRVPDAPGLGVEVSEDLISSTKVDDVEAPHLRRPDGSVTNW from the coding sequence ATGTCCAGCACCCAGCCACCCAAGACCCAGCTTAACCCGGCACCATTTGTTGGCGCCGAGGCAAACCATCCGGCCAAAATCGCCGAGATAAAGCCCATTCTTGTGCGGGTTGGTTGGCGCAATCAGCTCTTGGTCAAAGTTACGACCGAAGATGGTTTGATTGGCTGGGGCGAAAGCGGGCTGTCGGGACGGGAAGGCGCTGTTTCGGCAACGATCGCGCATTTTTCGAACTTTTTGCTGGGGCAGGATTCGCGCCGGATCGGGCGCATTTGGCAGGAATGTTATCGCAGCCAGTATTTTGAAGGCGGGCGGGTGTTGACCGCCGCAATTTCGGCCATCGATATTGCGCTATATGATCTGCTGGGCAAACGGTTGGGTGTACCGGTGCATCAGCTTTTGGGCGGCGCGCAGCGGGATCGTGTGCCGACCTTTGCCAGCACTATGGCAAAATCAACAGAGGCCATCATCGCCGATGTTAAAACATTGACTGATGCCGGTTGGACCTGTGTTCGGACCTATCCCAGCGGGTTTAATGACAGCGAAGTTTTTGAACCCCGCGCAACCCTTCCCCAGGCGGCGGCCGAATTGATGGCCGTGCGTGAAACCTTTGGGCGCGGGCTTGTGCTTGGGGTTGATATGCATCACCGCTATTCAGTCGCCGAAGCGGCAAGTTTCTGCAACATGATGCCAGCCGGGACGCTTGATTTCATCGAAGAGCCGATCCGCTGTGAAACACCAGAAGCCTATGCAACGCTGCGCACCATGACGGATATTCCTTTCGCAATCGGAGAAGAGTTTTCATCCAAATGGGAGGCCGCGCGTTATCTGGAAGCGGGTCTGACCCAATATATGCGCCTGGACATTTGCAACATTGGCGGGTTCACCGAAGCGTTGAAGGTCGCCGGCTGGTCAGAACGGCACTATGTTGACTTGATGCCCCATAACCCGCTGGGCCCTGTTTGTACGGCCGCGTCGGTGCATTTGTCTGCAGTGGTTCCCAATTTCAGTTGGCTGGAAATCCGACAATCACCTGTTGAACAACTCGGGTTTCATGATCGTGGATTGTTCCCGGTTCAGATGGAAATGGACGGTCCAAATTACCGGGTTCCCGATGCACCCGGCCTGGGTGTTGAGGTCAGCGAAGACCTGATCAGCAGTACCAAAGTTGACGATGTCGAAGCCCCGCATTTGCGGCGGCCAGACGGATCTGTCACCAATTGGTAA
- a CDS encoding ABC transporter ATP-binding protein: MSDPILQVRNLDKQFPGAGGMLGKAASPVRAVDDVSFDVIRGETFGIVGESGSGKTTLGRCLMRIHDPTSGSVMFSPKGADQSDITTLDKQGLRDVWKRMRMIFQDPQSSLNPRLRVVDIVGQVLRKSEGLSGQALSARVSGLLEQVGLRPEFLMRYPNAFSGGQRQRLGIARALATKPELVIADEAVSALDVSIQAQTLNLLQDLQDEFQLTYVFIAHDLAVVQHICDRIAVMYLGQIVELSTTEELFDNPKHPYTRALLSAVPIPDPRARKVRTKAPALADGSVSKNGCRFAARCPHATDLCRAERPPKITINGADVLCHYATELSAKN; this comes from the coding sequence ATGTCTGATCCCATTCTTCAGGTACGCAATCTGGATAAACAATTCCCCGGCGCGGGCGGCATGCTGGGCAAAGCGGCAAGCCCGGTCCGGGCCGTGGACGATGTCAGTTTTGACGTCATCAGAGGCGAAACATTTGGCATTGTCGGGGAATCCGGCAGTGGGAAAACCACGCTTGGGCGCTGTTTGATGCGCATCCATGATCCGACCAGCGGCAGTGTGATGTTTTCCCCCAAAGGGGCGGATCAGTCCGACATCACCACATTGGATAAGCAAGGTTTGCGTGACGTCTGGAAACGCATGCGCATGATTTTTCAGGATCCCCAATCGTCGCTGAACCCGCGTTTGCGTGTGGTTGATATCGTCGGTCAGGTTCTGCGCAAATCCGAAGGCCTGAGCGGGCAGGCCCTGTCGGCGCGTGTGTCCGGATTGTTGGAACAGGTGGGCCTGCGGCCAGAATTCCTGATGCGCTATCCCAATGCGTTTTCAGGGGGCCAACGGCAGCGGCTGGGCATTGCACGGGCATTGGCAACAAAGCCCGAACTGGTGATTGCTGACGAAGCCGTATCAGCGCTGGACGTGTCCATTCAGGCCCAGACCCTGAACCTGTTGCAGGATTTGCAGGATGAATTCCAGCTAACCTATGTGTTCATCGCGCATGACTTGGCGGTTGTGCAGCATATCTGTGATCGCATAGCGGTGATGTATCTGGGTCAGATTGTTGAATTGTCGACCACTGAGGAATTGTTTGACAATCCCAAACACCCTTATACCCGCGCGCTGCTTTCGGCGGTGCCGATCCCAGATCCCCGCGCCCGCAAAGTCCGCACCAAAGCCCCGGCACTGGCCGATGGATCTGTGTCTAAAAACGGCTGCCGTTTTGCGGCGCGGTGTCCCCATGCCACCGACCTGTGTCGCGCCGAACGACCGCCAAAGATCACGATCAACGGCGCAGATGTGCTTTGCCATTATGCCACGGAATTATCAGCGAAAAATTGA
- a CDS encoding ABC transporter ATP-binding protein — protein MPLIQMPTDMNMPPPTGPAMVEIRDLATHFFTDDGVVKAVDGVDLDVFANRTLCILGESGCGKSIMARSILRIVDAPGRIVHGSITYRANDGRHVDLAAARPGSRQLRDIRGQDIAMIFQEPMSSLGPITKIGKQITETILLHRNIRKSEAREIAIELLNKVGIPRPAERMEAYPFELSGGMRQRAMIAMALSCEPRLLIADEPTTALDVTTQAQILDLIAELKEDTGMGVMLITHDLGVVAEVAEDVAVMYMGRVVEKGDVFSIFEDPKHPYTRALLASVPKIGGARGGRLPAIRGMVPHPLARPSGCPFRTRCDSFMPGTCDTAMPALTRSGETDVACFLHSTEVADV, from the coding sequence ATGCCGCTGATCCAAATGCCCACTGATATGAACATGCCTCCACCCACCGGCCCCGCCATGGTCGAAATCCGCGATCTGGCTACGCATTTTTTCACGGATGACGGCGTGGTAAAGGCGGTGGACGGCGTTGATCTGGATGTCTTTGCCAATCGCACGTTGTGCATTTTGGGGGAATCCGGTTGCGGTAAATCCATCATGGCGCGGTCGATCCTGCGGATTGTAGACGCGCCCGGCCGGATCGTGCACGGGTCGATCACCTATCGCGCCAATGATGGCCGCCATGTTGATCTCGCGGCGGCGCGCCCCGGTTCCCGCCAGTTGCGCGACATCCGCGGTCAGGACATCGCGATGATTTTTCAGGAACCGATGTCGTCACTGGGGCCGATCACCAAAATCGGCAAACAGATTACCGAAACGATCCTACTGCATCGCAACATCCGCAAATCAGAAGCCCGCGAAATTGCGATTGAATTGCTGAACAAAGTTGGCATTCCACGCCCAGCAGAACGGATGGAGGCCTATCCATTTGAACTGTCAGGTGGCATGCGGCAACGGGCGATGATTGCAATGGCCCTCTCTTGTGAGCCACGCCTGCTGATCGCAGATGAACCCACAACGGCCCTTGATGTGACGACGCAGGCGCAGATCCTCGATCTGATTGCAGAATTAAAAGAAGACACTGGTATGGGGGTCATGCTGATCACCCATGATCTGGGTGTTGTCGCCGAAGTCGCCGAAGATGTGGCCGTGATGTATATGGGCCGCGTCGTTGAAAAAGGCGACGTGTTTTCGATTTTTGAGGACCCAAAACACCCCTATACGCGCGCGCTATTGGCATCGGTGCCAAAAATCGGTGGCGCTAGAGGGGGGCGGTTGCCGGCCATTCGGGGCATGGTGCCCCACCCATTGGCGCGGCCATCGGGCTGCCCGTTTCGGACCCGGTGTGACAGCTTTATGCCCGGCACCTGTGACACAGCCATGCCCGCTTTGACGCGGTCCGGGGAAACCGATGTGGCGTGTTTCCTCCATTCAACTGAGGTGGCCGATGTCTGA
- a CDS encoding ABC transporter permease: protein MSAIDQSIDPLAQADPQTPDLLGPRALMWRKFKRHKIAYFSLWLVGFIYIVALFGHFFAPADPGQTNRRGIFVPPQGIHFFVTDQNGDSRFQLHANALDMKIDQATMRRSYEDSEDEIIPLGFFVEGHEYTVLGLFPAHRHFFGPIDPDDTFYLFGSDRLGRDILSRIVAGTAVSMSIGLVGVVVSLVIGVSLGGISGFYGGWIDNLIQRLIEFLRSIPTIPLWMGLAAAIPLGWPPLRTYFIVTLIVSMIGWTSLAREVRGKFLSLRSEDFITAARLDGLSDWEVIRKHMVPSFSSHIIASLTLAVPLMILAETSLSFLGIGLQPPIISWGTLLKEAQNIRTIIEAPWLLIFPGATIVVAVLALNFLGDGLRDAADPNAH, encoded by the coding sequence ATGAGTGCGATTGATCAATCCATTGACCCCTTGGCCCAAGCTGATCCGCAAACCCCAGATTTGCTAGGTCCACGTGCGCTGATGTGGCGTAAATTCAAACGCCACAAAATCGCCTATTTCAGCCTGTGGCTGGTCGGGTTCATCTATATTGTGGCGCTGTTTGGCCATTTCTTTGCGCCCGCGGATCCGGGCCAGACAAACCGGCGCGGTATTTTTGTCCCCCCGCAAGGCATCCATTTCTTTGTGACGGACCAAAATGGTGACAGTCGTTTTCAGCTACATGCCAATGCGCTGGACATGAAAATCGATCAAGCCACCATGCGCCGCAGCTATGAAGACAGCGAAGATGAGATTATCCCGCTGGGCTTCTTTGTTGAGGGACATGAATACACCGTTCTGGGGTTGTTTCCGGCTCACCGGCATTTCTTTGGGCCTATTGATCCTGATGACACGTTTTACCTGTTTGGCTCGGACCGTTTAGGGCGCGACATTCTAAGCCGCATCGTCGCCGGAACCGCCGTGTCGATGTCCATCGGTCTGGTGGGGGTTGTGGTCAGCCTTGTGATTGGTGTGTCGCTGGGGGGGATTTCCGGTTTTTATGGCGGTTGGATTGATAACCTGATCCAGCGGTTAATCGAATTCTTGCGCTCCATTCCGACCATTCCATTGTGGATGGGGCTGGCAGCCGCAATTCCGCTGGGCTGGCCACCTTTGCGCACCTATTTCATCGTGACGTTGATCGTGTCGATGATCGGCTGGACATCCCTGGCCCGCGAAGTGCGCGGCAAATTCCTATCGCTGCGATCCGAAGATTTCATCACCGCCGCTCGCCTGGACGGGCTGAGCGATTGGGAAGTCATCCGCAAACATATGGTGCCCAGTTTTTCGAGCCATATTATCGCGTCACTGACACTGGCCGTTCCCCTGATGATCCTTGCGGAAACCTCTCTGTCCTTTCTGGGGATCGGTTTGCAGCCTCCGATTATTTCATGGGGAACATTGCTGAAAGAAGCCCAAAACATCCGCACAATCATCGAAGCACCTTGGCTTCTGATTTTTCCGGGCGCCACCATTGTGGTTGCCGTGCTTGCACTCAATTTTCTTGGGGACGGCCTTCGTGATGCCGCTGATCCAAATGCCCACTGA
- a CDS encoding ABC transporter permease has product MLLFLTRRLIYMIPTLFLVSVVTFIVIQLPPGDYLDTLAAELNELGGLDDGTRQALEDQYGLGQPMYVQYFKWMRGILFYGDFGISFERNVPVNDLIWDRLGWTFAISVLTLLFIWMTALPIGIYSAVKKYSAGDYAATFFGFVGLAVPNFLLALVMMYVAFKYFGQSVGGLVSPEFIGEPWTVEKIIDLLKHIWMPIVVVGTSGAAALIRIMRANLLDELYRPYVVTARAKGMSEFQLLMRYPVRVALNPFISTIGWILPSLVSGEIIVAVVMNLPTTGPLLLRALLVQDMYLAGSLIFLVSILTVIGTLVSDLLLAWIDPRIRYQ; this is encoded by the coding sequence ATGCTTTTGTTTCTGACCCGCAGATTGATCTACATGATCCCGACCCTGTTTCTGGTGTCAGTGGTCACGTTCATCGTCATCCAGCTGCCTCCGGGGGATTACCTGGACACGCTGGCGGCCGAACTGAATGAATTGGGCGGTCTGGACGACGGCACCCGGCAGGCGCTTGAGGACCAGTATGGTCTGGGCCAGCCGATGTATGTGCAATATTTCAAATGGATGCGCGGTATACTGTTTTACGGTGACTTTGGCATTTCATTTGAACGCAATGTGCCTGTGAATGATCTGATCTGGGACCGTTTGGGTTGGACATTTGCGATCTCGGTGCTCACGCTTTTGTTCATCTGGATGACAGCGCTGCCCATCGGCATCTATTCCGCCGTCAAGAAATATTCGGCCGGTGACTATGCCGCGACATTTTTTGGATTTGTCGGGCTCGCGGTTCCGAATTTTCTGCTGGCTTTGGTCATGATGTATGTCGCGTTCAAATATTTCGGCCAGAGCGTGGGCGGGCTGGTCAGCCCTGAATTTATCGGCGAACCATGGACAGTCGAAAAAATCATCGACCTGTTAAAACATATCTGGATGCCGATTGTTGTTGTTGGAACGTCCGGCGCGGCGGCGCTGATCCGGATCATGCGTGCCAATCTGTTGGACGAGTTATACCGCCCCTATGTTGTTACGGCCCGTGCCAAAGGCATGTCCGAATTTCAGTTGTTGATGCGCTATCCGGTGCGTGTGGCGTTAAACCCGTTCATCTCGACCATTGGGTGGATTTTGCCATCGCTTGTGTCAGGTGAAATTATTGTCGCCGTGGTGATGAACCTGCCAACAACCGGGCCGCTATTGCTGCGCGCGTTGCTGGTGCAGGATATGTATCTCGCCGGCTCTCTTATTTTCCTTGTCAGTATTTTGACGGTGATCGGCACATTGGTGTCTGACCTGTTGCTGGCATGGATCGACCCAAGGATCCGATACCAATGA